In Paenibacillus sp. J23TS9, a single genomic region encodes these proteins:
- a CDS encoding extracellular solute-binding protein: protein MSAKKTSTLLLVCMLGISMMLAACSGSSGTDATKPEGKDTAQADPSKPFVLGETPLTFSFYGNYDWYTMNPWGQDPATKWIQDNKKVTVQAIQSGGAALQKFNTMIASGQLPDVIWGDRGTDVEKLRKAGKLVELDPYLEKYPNLKKWAGEKTLNMLRSEDGKLYQFPNWYTKNPMGNGGYAINNKIYKELGSPKLETFDDLYAYLRLVKEKYPEVVPFEVGLQGQGIDFLYAGMAEDRNVGQVSLRVVPAGNELKSLFSDPIYTESMIFANKLFREKLITQDAITQTRDQVKEKVNNGRVAIYGDFDTTVLGTEANSMLRAKDPEGGYTMIWPLHKDGVDPKKVWVNEFDSLGWNVSAITTSAKNPEGIFAYLDWLTGEEGERVIFWGPEGMYWQGTNDKGAPVYTDKYKNEVEERSKLMAIWDTFQWAGNTAFIDGSKAENEMNLPEDKRDWATVSQIGIAWKTSFDATEFGNIQPLPDSDEGMILQRVSDIADKVRAKALFAKDEQEVVSLLDKAEQDAQKAGYEKLLKFETARWQENLKKINGN, encoded by the coding sequence ATGTCAGCCAAAAAAACGTCTACCCTGCTGCTAGTCTGTATGCTGGGGATAAGTATGATGCTTGCAGCATGCAGCGGAAGCAGCGGCACTGACGCAACAAAGCCTGAAGGAAAGGACACTGCTCAAGCAGACCCATCCAAACCTTTTGTGCTTGGAGAAACGCCGCTAACCTTTTCCTTTTACGGCAATTACGACTGGTATACCATGAATCCGTGGGGCCAGGACCCGGCAACCAAATGGATACAGGATAATAAGAAGGTGACCGTCCAAGCGATCCAATCCGGTGGCGCCGCCCTGCAGAAATTCAATACGATGATTGCCTCCGGCCAACTGCCCGATGTCATATGGGGGGACCGTGGAACGGATGTGGAGAAACTCAGAAAGGCAGGCAAGCTCGTCGAGCTGGATCCGTATCTTGAGAAATATCCCAACCTGAAAAAATGGGCAGGCGAAAAAACACTTAACATGCTCCGCTCCGAGGATGGAAAACTGTATCAGTTTCCGAACTGGTATACAAAGAATCCGATGGGCAACGGCGGTTATGCCATAAACAATAAGATCTACAAGGAGCTCGGATCACCGAAGCTTGAAACCTTTGATGACCTGTACGCCTACCTGAGGCTGGTGAAAGAAAAATATCCAGAGGTGGTTCCATTCGAGGTTGGCCTGCAGGGACAAGGTATCGACTTCCTATATGCAGGCATGGCGGAAGACCGGAATGTCGGTCAGGTCTCCCTTCGCGTAGTTCCAGCTGGAAATGAGCTAAAATCTCTGTTCAGTGATCCGATCTACACGGAGTCGATGATTTTCGCCAACAAATTGTTCCGGGAAAAGCTGATCACCCAGGATGCCATCACACAAACCCGCGACCAGGTGAAGGAAAAGGTGAATAACGGCCGCGTAGCGATTTATGGGGATTTCGATACCACTGTTCTGGGCACGGAAGCCAACAGCATGCTGCGGGCCAAGGACCCTGAAGGCGGGTACACCATGATTTGGCCGCTTCATAAAGACGGCGTCGATCCGAAAAAGGTGTGGGTTAACGAATTCGACTCTCTCGGCTGGAACGTCAGTGCCATTACAACATCAGCCAAGAATCCCGAAGGCATATTCGCTTATCTTGACTGGCTGACGGGCGAAGAAGGGGAGCGCGTTATTTTCTGGGGTCCTGAAGGTATGTATTGGCAGGGTACCAACGATAAAGGTGCACCGGTCTACACGGATAAATACAAAAACGAAGTTGAAGAGCGTTCCAAGCTCATGGCTATCTGGGATACTTTCCAATGGGCGGGTAATACGGCGTTTATTGACGGGTCCAAAGCCGAAAATGAAATGAACCTGCCTGAGGACAAACGTGACTGGGCCACTGTCTCGCAAATCGGCATCGCTTGGAAAACCTCCTTTGATGCGACGGAGTTTGGCAATATCCAGCCCCTTCCGGATTCGGATGAAGGTATGATCCTGCAGCGCGTATCCGATATCGCCGATAAGGTGCGGGCAAAAGCTTTGTTTGCCAAAGATGAGCAGGAAGTTGTCTCCCTGCTTGACAAGGCTGAGCAGGATGCCCAAAAAGCAGGGTATGAAAAACTGCTGAAATTCGAAACAGCTAGATGGCAGGAAAATCTCAAGAAGATCAATGGCAATTAA
- a CDS encoding sugar ABC transporter permease, with protein sequence MKKRTTTASLAGADHKSFWFRFSRQLDLQLMVIPAMALILIFSYLPMYGVLMAFQDYDIFQGFLHSPWVGLKHFKMFFEAPEFWTVMRNTFVISALRLLIGFPAPILLALILNEISHLRFKRIIQTVSYLPHFLSWVIVSGFVASMLATDNGSINMLLQKLHLVNEPVNFLSIPEYFWAILIGTGIWKEIGFSAIVYLAAIAGINPEIYEAASIDGASRLKKMWYITLPGITGVITIFMILAVGDILSAGFEDILLLAKNPVLQDVSDVIDTYVYRVGIRNSLFSYAAAVGLFKSVISVVLLTAANMMARKLGRSLW encoded by the coding sequence ATGAAAAAACGCACCACAACCGCTTCGCTTGCGGGGGCCGATCACAAATCATTCTGGTTCAGGTTCTCCAGGCAACTGGACCTCCAGTTGATGGTCATCCCGGCTATGGCTCTTATCCTGATTTTCTCGTATCTGCCGATGTACGGGGTGCTGATGGCTTTTCAAGATTACGATATCTTCCAGGGTTTTCTGCATAGTCCCTGGGTGGGACTCAAACATTTCAAAATGTTTTTCGAAGCCCCTGAATTCTGGACTGTGATGCGCAATACGTTTGTGATCAGCGCGTTGAGGCTGCTCATCGGTTTTCCGGCACCGATACTGCTCGCGCTCATTTTAAACGAGATTAGCCATCTGCGCTTCAAACGGATTATTCAGACTGTCAGCTACCTGCCTCACTTCCTGTCATGGGTCATCGTGTCCGGATTTGTGGCCTCCATGCTCGCGACTGATAACGGAAGCATTAACATGCTGCTGCAAAAGCTCCATCTGGTGAATGAACCGGTCAACTTCCTCTCCATACCTGAGTATTTCTGGGCCATATTGATCGGAACAGGCATCTGGAAGGAGATTGGATTCTCCGCCATCGTATATCTGGCTGCCATTGCCGGCATTAATCCGGAAATTTACGAGGCAGCATCCATTGACGGCGCAAGCCGCTTGAAGAAAATGTGGTACATTACCCTGCCCGGCATTACCGGCGTCATCACAATCTTCATGATTCTCGCGGTTGGCGATATCTTAAGCGCAGGCTTTGAGGACATTCTGCTGCTCGCCAAAAACCCTGTGCTGCAGGATGTATCCGATGTGATCGATACCTACGTATACCGCGTTGGTATCCGGAACTCACTCTTCTCCTATGCAGCCGCCGTCGGATTGTTCAAATCAGTGATCAGCGTCGTTCTGCTGACGGCTGCCAATATGATGGCCCGCAAGCTGGGACGAAGTCTGTGGTAG
- a CDS encoding undecaprenyl-diphosphatase codes for MFSWDYSLFSWINNAAGNHPAIDVIMRFLSKDAEYLFYLAVIVYWFTRKRENRKMVVQALASACLAFVIGTILSHLFYRDRPFVAHQVHQMIEHAANASFPSDHSIGSFVIAFSIFLFRKKDGVLWMLLAALIAFSRIWNGVHYPTDVLSGAILGILSSVVVYQLFTKLAWPRKMLSGAINIYESVEFRIWRKS; via the coding sequence TTGTTTTCATGGGATTACTCGTTGTTTAGCTGGATCAATAACGCAGCGGGCAATCATCCGGCCATCGACGTGATCATGCGATTCTTGTCCAAGGACGCGGAATATTTATTTTACTTGGCCGTTATTGTGTATTGGTTTACCCGGAAGAGGGAGAACCGGAAGATGGTTGTGCAGGCTCTGGCCTCCGCTTGTCTTGCCTTTGTGATTGGAACTATTCTCAGCCATCTGTTCTATCGGGATCGTCCTTTTGTTGCCCATCAGGTCCACCAGATGATTGAGCATGCGGCCAACGCTTCGTTTCCGAGTGACCACTCGATTGGTTCCTTTGTGATTGCGTTCTCGATTTTTCTGTTCCGTAAAAAGGATGGAGTGCTCTGGATGCTGCTTGCGGCTTTGATTGCCTTTTCACGGATTTGGAACGGAGTCCACTATCCAACCGATGTTCTGAGCGGCGCTATTCTCGGTATTTTGTCGTCCGTGGTAGTTTATCAGCTGTTCACGAAGCTTGCATGGCCGCGGAAAATGCTGTCTGGTGCCATCAATATATATGAGAGCGTGGAATTCCGCATCTGGCGCAAGTCATAG
- the pdaA gene encoding delta-lactam-biosynthetic de-N-acetylase, which produces MKRFVIVLAAVLLLCCGFQQTASADGPYHFGFKKSKNGQLPSINEEGFKSVLQKNDAIFLGDTARKELFLTFDNGYENGFTPKILDVLKEKKVPAIFFLTGHYVKDKPELVTRMVTEGHLIGNHSWSHPDMTQISNMQLKEELEKVKQAVTDTTRQQAMAFVRPPRGIFNDRTLALSRSEGYVSVFWSVAYKDWDVNDQKGADYAYRQVMAQLHPGAVILLHSISRDNTEALGRIIDGARQQGYEFKSLDTLKVKTY; this is translated from the coding sequence ATGAAGCGCTTTGTAATCGTATTGGCTGCGGTTCTGCTCCTGTGCTGCGGTTTCCAGCAAACGGCGTCTGCGGACGGTCCTTACCATTTCGGCTTCAAAAAAAGCAAAAACGGACAGCTTCCTTCCATTAACGAGGAGGGCTTTAAGAGCGTTCTGCAGAAAAACGATGCTATTTTTTTGGGGGACACTGCCCGGAAGGAACTGTTCCTGACATTTGACAACGGGTATGAGAATGGGTTTACACCCAAGATTCTGGACGTGTTGAAGGAGAAGAAGGTTCCGGCTATTTTCTTTCTCACCGGTCATTATGTCAAGGATAAGCCCGAGCTTGTGACAAGAATGGTGACGGAAGGCCATCTCATCGGCAACCATTCCTGGTCTCATCCTGATATGACGCAAATCTCCAACATGCAGCTGAAGGAAGAGCTGGAGAAGGTTAAGCAGGCTGTGACGGATACAACCCGGCAGCAGGCCATGGCATTCGTACGTCCACCGCGCGGGATTTTCAATGACCGTACGCTTGCCCTGAGCCGCTCTGAAGGCTATGTCAGCGTATTCTGGTCGGTAGCCTACAAAGATTGGGACGTGAATGACCAGAAGGGTGCGGACTATGCTTACAGACAGGTTATGGCTCAGCTTCATCCGGGAGCTGTCATCCTGCTGCATTCGATCTCCAGGGACAATACGGAAGCACTTGGGCGCATTATCGACGGAGCCAGGCAGCAGGGTTATGAATTTAAAAGCCTGGATACGTTGAAAGTGAAAACCTACTAA
- a CDS encoding family 10 glycosylhydrolase — translation MIKHKRKRALLLALPALLMSFMLSVPAQTTSAQSGPFVSEIIVRTVANFKNHNEVVSFVNNAAKRSISVINLSVKQDEDDEVPSGYVFYKSKIAPIASGYSNFDAVKDVITEAHKQNIQVRAWIPQFHDRAAFDKNSDWQMRSLVNGKVKPFTGSNGSEYFVNPLHPDVQAYERSILKEVATNYDVDGIVLDWIRFDDYNMDMGNYTRTQYKNIYGYDPITINFNTDNAKRKEWNEWRTTKLGEYVRDVRSDLNGITPGLFFGAYILPPEFVECGQDVAKFMPYMDFISPMAYFDDWEFPQSWVYDGDGILSQTRQKIGSAEIIAALDTDWTDAQYHNVQQGIRSNFPDISNLAFFVYGKWTDNEMKKINIRANW, via the coding sequence ATGATTAAACATAAGAGAAAGCGGGCGCTCTTATTGGCTTTGCCCGCGCTGCTGATGAGCTTTATGCTATCCGTTCCGGCCCAGACAACGTCGGCGCAGAGCGGTCCTTTCGTGTCTGAAATTATCGTGCGGACGGTCGCTAATTTTAAGAACCATAATGAAGTCGTCAGCTTTGTAAACAATGCTGCCAAGCGCAGCATCTCTGTCATCAATCTGAGCGTGAAACAGGATGAGGATGATGAAGTCCCGTCAGGTTATGTATTTTATAAGAGCAAAATCGCTCCGATCGCTTCCGGATACTCCAATTTTGACGCGGTCAAGGATGTCATCACCGAGGCGCATAAACAGAACATTCAAGTACGGGCCTGGATTCCGCAGTTCCATGATAGAGCAGCCTTTGACAAGAATAGTGATTGGCAAATGCGTTCTCTTGTCAATGGTAAAGTAAAGCCTTTTACAGGATCCAATGGCAGTGAATACTTCGTGAATCCGCTCCATCCGGATGTTCAGGCATATGAGCGTTCCATCTTAAAGGAAGTTGCCACAAACTATGATGTCGACGGGATTGTGCTCGACTGGATCCGCTTCGATGATTACAACATGGATATGGGAAACTATACCAGAACGCAGTACAAGAACATATACGGCTATGACCCCATCACGATTAATTTTAATACAGATAATGCAAAGCGTAAGGAATGGAATGAATGGAGAACGACTAAGCTCGGAGAATATGTTCGCGATGTGAGAAGTGATTTGAATGGTATTACACCGGGACTTTTTTTCGGAGCCTACATTTTACCGCCTGAGTTTGTGGAATGCGGACAGGATGTTGCGAAATTCATGCCTTATATGGACTTCATCTCACCGATGGCTTATTTTGATGATTGGGAATTCCCTCAAAGCTGGGTATATGATGGCGATGGCATATTGAGCCAGACCCGGCAGAAAATTGGCAGCGCCGAAATCATTGCAGCTTTGGACACAGACTGGACCGATGCGCAGTATCATAACGTCCAGCAGGGAATCCGCTCGAATTTCCCTGACATCTCGAATCTCGCATTTTTCGTTTATGGAAAATGGACGGATAACGAGATGAAGAAAATCAATATCCGCGCAAACTGGTAG
- a CDS encoding sensor histidine kinase, giving the protein MMRKKRFLSFGYKLMISYIALLIVPVAFVGIFAYNTSVESIRKQTKANIRGTLQQIQDNIHYKVEDIQRLTDLLYYDRTLADSLRRYDDGWYSFDTLQSYLMPTLQNTIHATNRNIALSVFIQNDTIPEVYYSYEGIDPLSKGRFYELFHQKRIVDKAWFKDLPQERYGVTMKWRQIEEDDRYGNISLLRRLMDTYEPTSPKPFGFVRITVKIADLLESVNEDKFRNGSTLYIANDKQDIIYLSSADKSMRQEQIPLLERKDYLQIKVPIEGLNWTLAANIPNRVMEQDIQKVKSVTIIVCIIMIILFSAAGWLLSRYFSRRVVKIVSVLRSFQEGDLHKRLRYGGQDEFNQIALALNDMGENMNRLIQEVYLSNLQKKEAELEILQAQINPHFLYNSFSSINRLAQFGEISKIRSMVSGLAKFYRLTLNEGRMMIPVEKELQQVQTYIEIQKIKYEDRLTFNIDIDEKVLGFDTVKLILQPFVENILEHAFYGDNIHIRITAEAGDRAIQFKIIDDGIGMNAETIRQIFSPSGIKMGYGIRNVDQRIKLQFGDSYGVMLYSRLGIGTTVQLTIPYFHHTESKDIGRTEG; this is encoded by the coding sequence ATGATGCGGAAGAAACGATTTCTGTCATTCGGCTATAAGCTGATGATCTCATACATTGCTCTGCTGATTGTACCGGTAGCCTTTGTAGGCATATTCGCCTATAACACCTCCGTAGAATCCATCCGAAAACAAACAAAGGCCAACATCCGCGGTACGCTTCAGCAGATTCAGGACAATATTCATTACAAGGTGGAGGATATTCAGCGTTTAACGGATTTGCTGTATTATGACCGAACGTTGGCAGATTCCCTGAGACGTTATGATGACGGCTGGTACAGCTTCGACACACTGCAAAGCTATCTGATGCCAACCCTGCAAAATACGATTCACGCGACAAACCGCAATATCGCGCTGTCTGTGTTTATTCAAAATGATACCATTCCGGAAGTCTATTACTCCTATGAAGGCATCGACCCGCTAAGTAAAGGAAGATTCTACGAGCTTTTCCATCAAAAACGCATTGTGGACAAAGCCTGGTTTAAAGATCTACCGCAGGAACGGTATGGGGTGACCATGAAGTGGCGCCAGATTGAGGAAGATGACAGGTACGGGAACATTTCTCTGCTCCGCAGATTGATGGACACCTATGAGCCAACCTCACCCAAGCCTTTCGGATTTGTGCGTATCACCGTAAAGATTGCTGATCTGCTGGAAAGTGTGAATGAAGATAAGTTCCGAAACGGAAGTACTCTGTACATAGCAAATGACAAGCAGGACATTATCTATCTTTCTTCGGCGGATAAAAGCATGCGGCAGGAGCAAATTCCTCTGCTGGAACGCAAGGACTATCTGCAGATTAAGGTACCGATTGAGGGCCTGAACTGGACGCTTGCTGCCAATATCCCTAACCGGGTGATGGAGCAGGATATCCAGAAAGTCAAAAGCGTCACGATCATCGTATGTATCATCATGATTATTCTATTTTCCGCGGCAGGCTGGCTGCTCTCCAGATATTTTTCCAGACGGGTTGTCAAGATCGTCTCCGTGCTTCGTTCGTTTCAAGAGGGAGATTTGCATAAGCGACTCCGCTACGGGGGACAGGATGAATTCAACCAAATTGCACTGGCGCTTAATGACATGGGTGAGAACATGAATCGTTTGATCCAGGAAGTGTACTTATCCAATTTGCAGAAAAAAGAGGCGGAGCTGGAAATTCTTCAGGCACAGATCAACCCGCATTTTTTATACAATTCGTTTTCTTCCATTAATCGGCTGGCCCAGTTCGGAGAAATCAGCAAAATCCGCTCGATGGTCAGCGGGCTCGCAAAATTCTATCGGCTGACGCTGAATGAAGGCCGGATGATGATTCCGGTCGAGAAGGAGCTGCAGCAGGTACAAACTTATATTGAAATTCAAAAAATCAAGTATGAGGACCGGCTTACCTTCAACATCGACATCGACGAGAAGGTGCTTGGCTTCGATACCGTAAAGCTGATTCTGCAGCCCTTTGTGGAGAATATTCTGGAGCATGCTTTTTACGGTGATAACATCCATATCCGCATCACGGCTGAGGCCGGAGACCGGGCAATCCAGTTCAAAATTATTGATGACGGTATCGGCATGAATGCGGAAACCATCCGGCAGATTTTCTCACCAAGCGGTATTAAGATGGGCTACGGCATCCGCAATGTCGATCAGCGGATTAAGCTGCAGTTTGGCGATTCTTACGGTGTTATGCTCTACAGCCGGCTTGGAATCGGGACAACGGTTCAATTGACCATCCCCTATTTTCATCATACAGAATCTAAAGACATCGGCCGGACGGAGGGATGA
- a CDS encoding carbohydrate ABC transporter permease, which produces MKISFSDRIFLGLIYASLLLMALAMLYPFWNSIVISLNVGSDTTRGGITFWPRQFTLENYNVVFQDKRLMTGFLISVLRTVIGTILSIVCTAVFAYGMSKKQLMGRKWYMILCIITMYFSGGLIPTFLINRELGLMDNFWVMIVPNIISVWNMVIFRTFFLELPEGLEESAKIDGCGHWGIFFKIVVPISGPVIATLSLFSAVWHWNDWFTASIYITTEHLLPIQTLLQQILSSNIMSEQMMQTNAAARSHMSQLQSVTTKSLTMSTMLVATIPILLVYPFLQKYFTKGVMIGSIKE; this is translated from the coding sequence ATGAAAATCAGCTTCTCCGACCGCATCTTTCTCGGTCTGATCTATGCATCACTTTTACTTATGGCCTTAGCCATGCTGTATCCCTTCTGGAATTCTATCGTTATCTCTTTGAATGTTGGCTCGGATACGACCCGAGGCGGGATCACCTTCTGGCCCAGACAGTTCACGCTTGAGAACTACAATGTTGTGTTTCAGGATAAGCGGTTAATGACAGGCTTCCTTATTTCTGTCCTGAGAACAGTGATCGGTACGATTCTGTCCATCGTGTGCACGGCAGTCTTCGCCTATGGCATGTCCAAAAAGCAGCTCATGGGACGGAAATGGTATATGATCCTGTGCATCATCACCATGTATTTTAGCGGTGGGTTGATTCCCACCTTTCTGATTAATCGCGAGCTGGGCCTGATGGATAATTTCTGGGTAATGATTGTACCCAATATTATCAGCGTATGGAACATGGTCATTTTCCGTACTTTTTTTCTGGAGCTGCCGGAAGGACTTGAGGAATCTGCGAAAATCGACGGCTGCGGCCACTGGGGCATCTTTTTCAAAATCGTCGTCCCGATTTCAGGTCCGGTCATCGCCACCCTCTCCCTGTTTTCTGCTGTCTGGCACTGGAATGACTGGTTTACGGCCAGCATTTACATCACGACGGAGCATCTGCTTCCGATCCAAACGCTGCTCCAGCAAATCTTAAGCTCCAACATTATGTCCGAGCAGATGATGCAGACCAACGCTGCAGCACGCAGCCACATGTCCCAGCTTCAAAGCGTCACTACCAAATCGCTTACCATGTCAACCATGCTGGTAGCGACGATACCGATTCTGCTGGTTTATCCATTTTTACAAAAATATTTTACCAAGGGCGTCATGATCGGTTCCATTAAAGAATGA
- a CDS encoding phosphodiester glycosidase family protein, with product MEQASLPKRSTVRQQKSTQPVKNKKRKKRKKGFGWFFSRLIWTMLIVGMIGAGWFFLTPSGNQYRFLAADTLITTQHRYLAKYIIGQAELDRRVAEYNKRFESMGEEKDTHQIQIPAPTQTSSETSETKKQLVEVEEISGKGYHGYVMTVNDPTKIRLGVPQARGKGEKVSSMVKRTGAIAGVNGGGFADPNWKGNGFKPIGIVISQGKLYYNGLGNNSSTQVVGIDKTGKMIAGHYSLNDLNNMGVKEAVTFQPRIIVNGKGLIKNASEGWGIAPRTAMGQRADGAILFVVIDGRQPTYSIGANLYDVQQIMLKHGAVIAANLDGGSSTVLVKNNEILNKPSSEYGERYLPTAFLVFENPEEANIPNVWAGLNPKDIDPGKKK from the coding sequence ATGGAGCAAGCATCACTGCCAAAGAGATCCACGGTAAGGCAGCAAAAAAGTACTCAACCCGTTAAAAATAAGAAGCGTAAAAAACGTAAAAAGGGCTTTGGATGGTTCTTTTCACGGCTGATCTGGACCATGCTTATTGTTGGAATGATAGGGGCAGGCTGGTTTTTTCTGACACCGTCCGGCAACCAATACCGTTTTCTAGCAGCGGATACATTGATAACGACTCAGCATCGTTATTTGGCTAAATATATCATCGGGCAAGCCGAGCTCGACCGCAGGGTCGCAGAGTACAATAAACGGTTTGAATCCATGGGTGAGGAAAAGGATACCCATCAGATCCAGATTCCGGCTCCGACGCAAACTTCTTCTGAAACTTCCGAAACGAAGAAGCAGCTCGTTGAAGTGGAGGAGATTTCGGGCAAAGGCTATCATGGATATGTAATGACTGTGAATGATCCGACGAAAATACGCCTTGGCGTGCCTCAGGCCCGCGGCAAGGGCGAAAAGGTCTCCAGCATGGTAAAGCGAACCGGAGCCATTGCCGGAGTCAACGGAGGCGGTTTTGCCGATCCGAACTGGAAAGGTAACGGCTTTAAGCCCATTGGCATTGTCATTTCCCAAGGGAAGCTGTATTACAACGGTCTGGGCAATAACTCATCGACTCAGGTTGTCGGGATTGATAAGACCGGTAAAATGATTGCCGGCCACTATTCCCTGAATGATTTGAACAATATGGGAGTTAAAGAGGCTGTTACGTTTCAGCCGCGTATTATCGTTAACGGCAAAGGCTTGATCAAGAATGCCAGCGAGGGCTGGGGCATTGCGCCGCGGACGGCCATGGGACAGCGGGCGGATGGTGCTATTCTGTTCGTCGTGATCGACGGCCGCCAGCCAACTTATAGTATCGGGGCGAATCTGTATGACGTTCAGCAAATCATGCTGAAGCATGGTGCCGTCATTGCTGCCAATCTCGACGGTGGATCATCTACGGTGCTTGTGAAGAACAATGAAATCCTCAATAAGCCTTCCTCCGAATATGGGGAGCGTTATCTGCCAACGGCGTTTCTTGTATTTGAAAATCCGGAAGAAGCGAATATTCCCAATGTCTGGGCGGGTTTGAATCCAAAGGATATCGATCCGGGTAAGAAGAAATAG
- a CDS encoding response regulator, whose protein sequence is MYNVLLADDEVLDLRGMERFIPWKELQMNVAAVVSSGFAALDYIRQHPIDILITDIRMPIMSGLELSREALQLLPQLKIIFVSGYEDFHYAKQAMELNVQSYVLKPVEDDEMIEVLQKVKCQLDLEEQQSRLKSDYYKTLPTLKNDLLLGLLDGQHGSESTHSDDLLLEQCGISPFMPHRIAVIEIDDVAWKLNAFSEIEAKQIIHRLYQTILDYSTEHRVRSLCKLSSREFALVLQAEHLTACEKMLSGLIEYIEVRFPVTITVGLSSTAASLDSIQASYHQAKQALDYKMLAGKSRLIPFAELESGSFEEMQSLEMRLDALFAEMSNYRLVQIHDELEHVFTLIRRMKSKSTVYNFAIQIISRLDAYLAGLNENLFQMLGMRMENLDILFKFETMDDIQSWLRRRAFEISEMLHVKKQKKNNKLLESVCAYVEEHLAQNIALRDVSNLFSFSPNHLGVLFKQGTGINFSDYVVERRMEKACELLRDPHFKIFEVAGRVGYKNLTYFSRQFKDKYGMTPGEYRKQC, encoded by the coding sequence ATGTATAACGTATTGCTGGCAGATGATGAAGTACTGGATTTAAGAGGGATGGAGCGGTTTATTCCGTGGAAGGAGCTTCAGATGAATGTGGCGGCGGTAGTAAGCAGCGGCTTCGCCGCGCTGGATTATATCAGGCAGCATCCGATTGATATTCTGATCACAGATATCCGGATGCCGATCATGTCAGGTTTGGAGCTTTCCCGTGAAGCGCTGCAGCTGCTCCCGCAGCTGAAAATCATATTTGTGAGCGGATATGAAGATTTTCATTATGCCAAGCAGGCGATGGAGCTGAATGTGCAGAGCTATGTCCTGAAGCCCGTAGAGGATGATGAGATGATCGAGGTCCTCCAGAAGGTGAAATGCCAGCTTGACCTTGAGGAGCAGCAGTCGAGGCTGAAATCCGATTACTATAAAACACTGCCTACACTGAAGAATGATCTGCTGCTTGGACTGCTGGACGGACAGCATGGCAGTGAGAGTACGCACTCAGATGATCTGCTGCTTGAACAATGTGGAATCAGTCCCTTCATGCCGCACCGGATAGCCGTCATTGAAATCGATGATGTGGCCTGGAAACTGAACGCTTTCAGCGAGATCGAAGCGAAGCAGATCATCCATCGACTCTATCAAACGATTTTGGATTATAGCACCGAGCACCGGGTTCGATCGCTGTGCAAGCTATCCAGCCGTGAATTTGCCCTTGTACTGCAGGCCGAGCATCTCACTGCATGCGAGAAGATGCTGAGCGGATTAATTGAATACATCGAAGTCCGTTTTCCAGTCACGATCACAGTAGGGCTGAGCAGCACAGCAGCTTCGCTCGATTCTATTCAGGCGTCCTATCATCAGGCTAAGCAGGCGCTGGATTATAAGATGCTGGCAGGCAAGAGTAGGCTGATTCCGTTTGCTGAGCTTGAGTCGGGCAGTTTCGAGGAGATGCAAAGTCTGGAAATGCGTCTTGATGCTCTTTTCGCTGAAATGTCGAATTACAGGCTTGTACAGATACATGATGAACTTGAGCATGTTTTCACCTTGATCCGCCGGATGAAGTCCAAATCCACCGTGTATAACTTCGCTATCCAAATAATATCCAGACTGGATGCCTATCTGGCAGGGCTCAATGAGAACTTGTTCCAGATGCTCGGCATGCGGATGGAAAACCTGGACATTTTGTTCAAATTCGAAACGATGGATGATATTCAGTCCTGGCTGCGCCGGAGAGCATTCGAAATCTCTGAAATGCTGCATGTGAAGAAGCAAAAGAAGAACAACAAACTGCTAGAATCGGTCTGTGCATATGTGGAGGAGCATCTTGCTCAGAATATTGCGCTCAGGGATGTGAGCAACCTATTTTCTTTTTCCCCGAATCATCTTGGAGTTCTGTTCAAGCAAGGAACAGGGATCAACTTCAGTGATTATGTCGTAGAGAGGCGGATGGAGAAAGCCTGCGAACTGCTTCGTGATCCTCATTTTAAAATATTTGAGGTTGCTGGGCGTGTGGGCTACAAGAATCTGACTTATTTCAGCCGGCAGTTTAAGGACAAATACGGCATGACGCCTGGCGAATACCGCAAGCAGTGCTGA